From the genome of Pieris rapae chromosome 5, ilPieRapa1.1, whole genome shotgun sequence, one region includes:
- the LOC110999370 gene encoding uncharacterized protein LOC110999370: MMKIATLFVLFVHTVVSFDIQQAADETTQAIEETQRGRRDVIEEEKYYNIRTENRRDINHQPWLPAPLPPEDPTTKISITNHSPEPFYQTTEAITDKPTGRGARASNDNWVKLPYPNQNDVHREDILTPPKPPNDLINSRMPRVNFVTQNKQLEASESRNDKEAVQRTTRTDDLRTEFVRPEEDRTQYKPVYPRQAVYYPEDNRRYSDDRYYAPDDLYRRDPYDLYDRKRYYPGASRADRYDETYDNYVPRKPKRIIYYAHLPEVVRTPPSVDLRYRYSVDPYRRFDDDYSARTGRFDYRFRNRYPYAPVRKDERRFGYRDSAGASTANKDKKIEDKVTPTPILPQKDDKFKPTVNRNRNTINSHQYHDTGDSFNDQLAHKGFKEPGRSDDSYHRFEEPFFHSAVDNSYQRKY; the protein is encoded by the exons ATGATGAAGATTGCAACTTTATTTGTCCTCTTCGTACATACTGTTGTCTCATTTGACATACAGCAAGCAGCTGATGAAACTACTcag gcGATAGAAGAAACGCAACGAGGGCGCCGAGACGTTATAGAAGAGGAAAAGTACTATAACATTCGAACTGAAAATCGGAGGGACATTAACCATCAACCATGGCTACCCGCGCCTCTTCCACCTGAAGACCCAACCACAAAGATTTCTATCACCAACCACTCCCCTGAACCTTTCTATCAGACTACAGAAGCTATCACTGACAAACCAACAGGCAGAGGTGCGAGAGCGTCAAATGATAATTGGGTAAAACTTCCGTACCCTAACCAAAACGACGTCCATCGAGAGGACATACTCACTCCTCCAAAGCCTCCAAACGACCTCATCAACTCACGAATGCCCAGAGTCAACTTCGTAACCCAAAACAAACAGTTAGAAGCTTCCGAATCGAGAAATGATAAAGAGGCCGTCCAGCGAACAACACGTACCGATGATTTAAGGACCGAGTTCGTTCGTCCCGAAGAAGACAGAACGCAGTACAAGCCAGTGTATCCACGACAAGCCGTTTATTACCCGGAAGACAACAGACGATATTCCGATGATCGATATTACGCCCCTGACGATTTATATAGACGCGACCCGTATGATCTATACGACCGCAAGAGGTATTACCCAGGCGCGTCGAGAGCGGACAGATACGACGAAACATACGACAACTATGTGCCTAGGAAACCGAAGCGGATAATATACTACGCACATCTTCCTGAAGTTGTTCGCACACCGCCCAGCGTTGATTTAAGATATCGCTACTCCGTTGACCCGTACAGGCGCTTCGACGATGATTATAGTGCGAGAACCGGTCGGTTCGACTATAGATTTAGAAATAGGTATCCTTACGCTCCAGTAAGGAAAGACGAACGTAGATTTGGTTATAGAGATTCAGCCGGCGCCAGCACAGCCAATAAAGACAAGAAGATTGAGGATAAAGTAACGCCTACGCCGATCCTGCCTCAAAAAGATGACAAGTTCAAGCCGACCGTGAACAGGAATAGGAACACGATAAATAGTCATCAGTACCACGACACTGGTGATAGCTTTAATGACCAATTAGCTCATAAAGGTTTCAAGGAGCCCGGCCGATCAGATGATAGCTACCACAGATTCGAAGAACCTTTTTTCCATAGCGCTGTAGATAATTCGTATCAAAGGAAATACTGA